From Homo sapiens chromosome 6, GRCh38.p14 Primary Assembly, the proteins below share one genomic window:
- the MRAP2 gene encoding melanocortin-2 receptor accessory protein 2 isoform 3 (isoform 3 is encoded by transcript variant 4), which translates to MNIGSVWKGGTTRSREGTSRSNAESSEKRFRMNSFVSDFGRPLEPDKVFSRQGNEESRSLFHCYINEVERLDRAKACHQTTALDSDVQLQEAIRSSGQPEEELNRLMKFDIPNFVNTDQNYFGEDDLLISEPPIVLETKPLSQTSHKDLD; encoded by the exons atgaacattggttcagtctggaaaggcgggactactcgaagcagggaggggacttccaggtc caatgcAGAGTCCTCAGAGAAGAGATTCAGAATGAACAGCTTTGTGTCAGACTTTGGAAGACCTCTGGAGCCAGATAAAGTATTTTCTCGCCAAGGCAACGAGGAGTCCAGGTCTCTCTTTCACTGCTACATCAATGAGGTGGAACGCTTGGACAGAGCCAAAGCTTGTCACCAGACCACAGCCCTTGACAGTGACGTCCAACTCCAGGAAGCCATCAGAAGCAGTGGGCAGCCAGAGGAGGAGCTGAACAGGCTCATGAAGTTTGACATCCCCAACTTTGTGAACACAGACCAGAACTACTTTGGGGAGGATGATCTTCTGATTTCTGAACCACCTATTGTTCTGGAAACTAAGCCACTTTCCCAGACCTCACACAAAGACCTGGATTGA
- the MRAP2 gene encoding melanocortin-2 receptor accessory protein 2 isoform X4 codes for MNSFVSDFGRPLEPDKVFSRQGNEESRSLFHCYINEVERLDRAKACHQTTALDSDVQLQEAIRSSGQPEEELNRLMKFDIPNFVNTDQNYFGEDDLLISEPPIVLETKPLSQTSHKDLD; via the coding sequence ATGAACAGCTTTGTGTCAGACTTTGGAAGACCTCTGGAGCCAGATAAAGTATTTTCTCGCCAAGGCAACGAGGAGTCCAGGTCTCTCTTTCACTGCTACATCAATGAGGTGGAACGCTTGGACAGAGCCAAAGCTTGTCACCAGACCACAGCCCTTGACAGTGACGTCCAACTCCAGGAAGCCATCAGAAGCAGTGGGCAGCCAGAGGAGGAGCTGAACAGGCTCATGAAGTTTGACATCCCCAACTTTGTGAACACAGACCAGAACTACTTTGGGGAGGATGATCTTCTGATTTCTGAACCACCTATTGTTCTGGAAACTAAGCCACTTTCCCAGACCTCACACAAAGACCTGGATTGA